The genomic stretch CAATCGGTTTATTTAACTCAATTATGTTCCCAACAATATTCTCAATTGCGATAGATGGCTTGGGAACTCACTCACCAGTAAAGGCTCGGGTTGGTTGTGTTTAGCCATTGTAGGTGGAGCACTTGTACCTTTACTTCAGGGTGTTATAGCGGATTCGGCCGGTATTCAGCTGTCATTTGTTATTCCACTTATCTGTTATGTTTATATAGCTTGGTACGCAAAGAGTTACGTCAAACTGCATTCTATATGGAATGAAAAAGTAGGACTTAAATAGTTAAATAGCGCTAGGCATAAAACGTATTAAGGATTTAAGTTCAAACAGCCAACAACGCTGGATGTTTGAATACCCTTACAGGATGTAATCATTTCTGCTCAAAAGGTATGGATCCCCATACCTTTTTTCATTTGTACTTTCTGAATGCACATTGTTACTAAGTTATTAACTGCTGTTCGTCGAATAGGTATTGAATACGTATTCATCCTAGGTATATGATAAGTAAAACTGGAACGATCCAATAATAATTAAAGGAACGAAAATGAAACGTTCAGCTTTGCTTTTAACCCTAATTTGTGGGCTTACGAGTGCCTTATTTAGCGTAGCTGTAAAAAGCGCCAATTTGAGCAAGACTAACCTCGACTATGTAGATCCATTTATTGGAACAGGAGGGGATGGGCATTTGTTTCCGGGAGCCGTTGTGCCTTTTGGAATGGTTCAGTTGAGTCCGGACACGGACAATCCAATGCGTGGAGAAAGTCCACAACCAGAGATTTACAAACGGTGCGCGGGCTATCATTACGACGACAATACAATTACTGGATTCTCACACACACATTTTTCAGGTACGGGGCATTCAGATCTTGGGGACTTATTGATGATCCCAATTACAGGGGAGGTAAAAACGTCCGCTGGGACAAAACAAGATCCCGACTTAGGCTATCGCTCTCGATTCTCACACAATAAAGAATCCGCTTCACCTGGCTATTATCAAGTTGAGCTATTGGATTACAACATTAACGCCGAACTTACTTCATCACCTCGTGTAGGCATGCATCGTTATGACTTCAAAGGGCAAAAAGAAGGCCACGTACTACTGGACTTAACGGCGGCAATCTACAATTTTAAAAACAAAGTATTGTGGAGTGATATTCGCCAAATTGACGCAACGACGTTAGTTGCTTATCGCGCCACCAATGGATGGGCCGAGAATCGTTCAATGTACTTCGCGATTTCATTTTCAAAACCAATTCAACGTTTAGATTTTATCAATGAAGATAACATGCGTTACCGCTGTATGGGATGCCTCGGCACGAGTAAACATAGTACCATCGAAAATAAGGCTGTAAAAAAAGCATCGGGTAAAGCGTTAAAAGTCGTTGCGTCTTTTAACGAGTTAGACAAAGAACCTTTGCTTGTGAAAGTTGCGCTCTCTGCGGTGAGTCGAAAAAATGCACTTGAAAATTTGACGACCGAAATACCACATTGGGATTTTGACAAAGTGCGATCAGACGCAGAAACACAGTGGTTGAGCTATTTAAATAAAGTAAATGTAGAGGGAACAAACGCTCAAAAACGCCAGTTTTACACCGCTTTTTATCATGCGCTTCAAGCACCAAGTCTATATCAAGATGTAAACGGTCAATATCTCGGCGTTGATGGTGAAATTCACGATGGAAAACACTTTAAACACTATACGCTGTTCTCTCTATGGGATACGTATCGTGCACTTCATCCACTTCTAACGTATGTAGACCCTGAACGCGTGTCTGACATGATCCAATCTATGCTTGTTCACTACCAACAAAGTTACGAAAAAATGCT from Pseudoalteromonas xiamenensis encodes the following:
- a CDS encoding GH92 family glycosyl hydrolase, whose product is MKRSALLLTLICGLTSALFSVAVKSANLSKTNLDYVDPFIGTGGDGHLFPGAVVPFGMVQLSPDTDNPMRGESPQPEIYKRCAGYHYDDNTITGFSHTHFSGTGHSDLGDLLMIPITGEVKTSAGTKQDPDLGYRSRFSHNKESASPGYYQVELLDYNINAELTSSPRVGMHRYDFKGQKEGHVLLDLTAAIYNFKNKVLWSDIRQIDATTLVAYRATNGWAENRSMYFAISFSKPIQRLDFINEDNMRYRCMGCLGTSKHSTIENKAVKKASGKALKVVASFNELDKEPLLVKVALSAVSRKNALENLTTEIPHWDFDKVRSDAETQWLSYLNKVNVEGTNAQKRQFYTAFYHALQAPSLYQDVNGQYLGVDGEIHDGKHFKHYTLFSLWDTYRALHPLLTYVDPERVSDMIQSMLVHYQQSYEKMLPVWSFHGHETWTMIGYHAVSVIADAYLKGIRNYDVDLAVEAILKTSNNPVYDAIPEYLTYGYVPRDVLPESVSMTLEYAYDDFAIARMFESMGKQKEAATYYARAFNYRNVYDEETGYMRGRDSKGVWEPDFNPMEAKYMGSYTEGNAKQYSFYVPHDVAGLIDLMGGDTQFEARLDALFDTHLSAEMIKEHEDIAGLIGNYAHGNEPSHHIAYLYNYAGKPWRTQERIRQIMNTLSSDKPDGLAGNDDVGQMSAWYIFSALGFYPVAPGDLSYAIGAPQIDRAELKLPNGKTFKMIAQGLNEENKYIQQVSLNGKPLTRSYITHNDIMAGGTLHFVMGNEANKTWGSETKNRPVSLSEYKK